CAACGCTTTGACGAAGCAGAAGCGTGTTATCAGGAGTTAAAAGAGCTTGCGCCCTGTGAAGCGGTCAGTGTCAATTTTGGAAATCTCTGCCTGATTCTGCACAAATATGAAAAAGCCCAAGCCCTCTTTCAAGAGGCCCTGGGCTTTAATCCCGATTCATTTCAAGCACTGCACGGCTTAAAACTCTTGAATTCGCTCCCTGTTTCAGGAAACTGAATTCGCGCGCAGATTGCTCGCTTCAGGATCAACCGTATGTGAAACACCTGAATTGCGCAAATTGCCCCCTGTTTTGGGCCAAGGCGCACTGGCGGGAACATTGGGTGTCGAAACCTTTAAAGCGTGCATCAAGACAAACTGACGATCGCCCCCATCCACAGTCGAGACATAAAGCAAGCCATTGCGCAGATTCAAACCGTTCCAGAGTGTTCCACCAGGAGAGGTTTCCCATTCCAATTGGCCTTGTGTACCCTTATCGCGAATAGCATAGAGTTTGGCATTACTCAAACCTGTATACAGCAATCGGCTGCCATCAAGCTCAGCACCAACCAAAAGCCCTGCATACACCTTATTCTCTGTTGAGGTGGTCACACGGAAAGGACTGGTCCATTTGGCGGTCCCGTCTTCCCAATAGGCGTAAATAAAAGCATTTTGAGCTGATGGAGTGGTTTGATCCTTGTTGGAGATCAGATAAATCACATCTTTGTTATTTTGGCGATCCACAATCGGGGCATGGGAAAAAGGCACATTTCCAAAATTCACATCCGTTGTCCATTTGACGCTTCCATCAGGGTTAAAAGCTTTGAGACGGCTGTTCGAGGTGCTGGTAGATAAAACGTAAACCGTTCCATCTGTACCAATCACAGGGGATACCCTTGCGCCGGAACCCAGGCTGACTGTTTGCACCAAACTGCCGTCACTGCGATTTAAAATAATCAGATCACTGGCTGTGCTGCTATTGGTAACAAAATAAAGTTTACTGCCATCTTTAGAAACAGCGCCGCCACTGACGGTAATACTGTTATTTGCAAGATTATAGAACCAGACTTGGGAACCCGTTGTGCCGTCGGCTGCTGTTCCAGCACCACCTGCCCGGGCCTGTTTCAAAGCATAAATCCCACTGTGGGTACTGTCTGCATTGATATAGGTGTACACAAAGTCTTCATCATCACATTTGCAACTTGGATTGACTCCCTGATCACGCCAGAGCAAGAGCGGAGCATGCACTTTATCGGAAGAACCATAGTTATTGATCGAAAAAGGAAAGGTATAGGACCAAATCTCGGTGGCATTGCTTTGATCCAAGGCATGCACCCGACCAGTATTGCTGCTTCCCACCTGTTCAATATCCAAATAAAACAGAGAGGCTTTTTCGGAATTGCCCGTGGGGTTGGTAGCCCCCAAAACAATTTCAGGACTCATAATTTGATGCCCCGTGACAGGGTTAAAATTAGCCGTGAAGTTTTTCAAGCCCGAAGCCGCATCAAGGGTTGTGCTGGCAGACAGACCATAGACTTTTTCACTGGCGGTATTGCCGTCTAAAGCATCATTGAAAAAAGCCCAGCCATTATTGGCGTTCAGAGCGACTGCCTGATCAGCCCCATAGGTACCAGAGGTCATCACATAACGCGCAAAGGCAAAGGGAGTAAGCTGGTAATTCGTGGGGGTCAGACCTGAACCTGTGGTATTGTTAACAGCCGCTATCGTGCCTTTGTTGATCTCAAGTGCCAAAGCCCGTGGTGAAAGTGCCTGCGGCGTCGCAGGGTTCAAAGACGTCAAACGGGTAAAGCTTAAAACATTATTGGTGACCGTGGCGCCTGTTAAGCCATTCACAAAGGATTGATAGGCATTCAAATCAAGTGCTGTATTGAGTATTGTTGAACTCATTTTGTGCAGTTCTTCAACAATGGCGCCAGTCAAATGGGTTTGCATACTCACCGAAACAGCCCCTGTCAAAGGCACATGGAAGGCATTTTTTAGCTCCAGAATTGGAGGGGAGGTTTTATTGCTATAGAACCCCACCGTGACCACCCAATTATTGCCATCGGGAATCTGGGCACCTAAAGAAAAAGGTGTGGCAGCATTCACAACCTGAACAAACCCCTGAGCATCTGCACGGGAGTCATAAACAGTCTGAGCGCCATTCACAGCTGTCAGCTTAATATAATTGGCTTGGGCGGTTTGCTTCACAGCAAAGCCAGCCTGCGAAGGATCCACCTGGAAACGCACAAAACGCGTTTGGGCAGATTTGGACAAAGTCTGACTGCCGGAAGAAACTTGAGGATCTAAGCTTAAAGCAGGTTGAATCACTGACTTTTCGGAACAAGCAGAAAGCATTCCCAAAGAAATACTTAAAAGCAAGGGTACTGTCAACTTATGAAACTTCATTCTCGCCTCCCTATTGGCTTCACATGGGCAGGCTCCCGCACGAACAGAACAAAAAATCTACCTTCCCGTATCACTCTTATAGACCTTCTCTCTGCTATGAATGTTCCAATTAATCGTAAATTAATCCTGATTAACAAGGGCTTAAAACTAAATAACAAAGAGAAGCGGTACAGCGCTCAAATTGCTTATTCTCAGATGTTTTTCCAGGGATCTGATTTACATTTTCGGAAAGAGACTGGTATACTTGTTTTCACCTGAGCCGAGGTGGCGGAATTGGCAGACGCACTAGTTTCAGGTACTAGCGCTCGCAAGGGCGTAAGGGTTCGACTCCCTTCCTCGGCACTTTAACTTCACCCATGTCAAACACATCCTCAGAGACAGCCTCTTTATCCTCAGCCCTTCAATGGCTTTGGCCTTTTTGGAAACCCCTCAGCCCACGTCTGCTTTTTCTGATTTTCACCACTCCCCTGGTGGTACTCTTTGATGCCTGGGTTCCCATGTTGGTACGTCAGATTATCGACGAACTGCAAAAAAATTCACTTCAGGAAGCCTGGCTGCTTGAAAAATCCTTATGGATTCTAGGCCTGGGCCTGGCGCATTTCATTCTCTACGTGGCCGTGCAAAGTACCCGTGGCATGACCAATTTTCGTTTTGAACACGATTTTCGCATGCGTCTGGCGCGTAAAATTGTCACACAAGGCCAATCCTTCTTTTACCATTTTCGCACAGGCGATGTTTCTACCCGTTTGATTGACGATATCAGCGAGAATAAACTGGGTTGGTTTGCCTGCAGTGGTATATTCAGACTCTACGAAGCTCTGTTGATGATTGTGGGCTGTGTCTGGTTTATGTCGCAGTTGCATCTCGGGCTGACCTTGCTGACGACTGTGCCGCTGGGTTTTGTCAGCATTTTCTATATTCATTCTTCACGCCGTACCCAAGCTTTTTCACGCCACAGCCAGAAAGCCATTTCTGCCCTTAACAGTTTTCTCACCAGCACCCTTGAAGGGATTCGGGTCGTAAAAGCCTATGACCAAGGTGAACGGCAGATTGCAAGCTTTTCTGAGGTTGTCAAACAACAGATGCAGAAAGAAATTGCCCTGGTCAAGGTCTCTTCTCTGCTCCAGCTGAGCTACAGCCGTTTTTCTGAATTGGGCCTCTTGATTATGATTGGTATTGGGGGTTGGCTGGTGATTCACAAAGCCATGAGCCTGGGCTCTCTGATTGCCTTCAACTCCTATATTTTTATGTTGATCTGGCCCATGGTAGACCTGGGACAATTTTTTATCAAAGGACGTACGGCAGGCGTTTCAGTCGAAAGAGTGCGTGAAATGGAAGCCTTTCCCCCTGATATTCTGCCGCAGGCCGACGCCCTGCCCTTTCCCACCGGCAAATTTGCATTAAGCTTTGAAAATATTGATTATCAGTTTGCGACAGGCCAAGGGCTTGCAAAGATTTCTTTGGCGACCCATTCCGGCGAAACCCTGGCCCTGGCAGGCCCTGTGGGCAGCGGAAAAACTCTTTTGCTCAATCTTATTCCCCGCATTATTCAGCCTCAAACAGGCAAACTATTGCTGAATGGACAAGAACTCTCTCGCTACGATTTGCAGGAACTGCGCCAGAAAGTAGGCTATGTCAGCCAAATTCCCAGTCTTTTTTCTGAAACCATTGCCAACAATATCCGCTTTGGCCGTGAAATCTCCCCTCAGAAACTGCAAGCAGCCATTCAAGTCGCGCAATTGGAACAGGATCTCGCACTTTTTCCAGAGGGGCTTGAAACCCGTGTGGGACAACACGGTGTGCGTCTTTCAGGCGGGCAAAAACAACGCATCGCAATTGCCCGAGCCTTGGCGGGCAGCCCCCGAATTCTGATTCTCGATGATTGTACCTCTGCTCTGGACGCCGAAACAGAATCGCGGCTCTGGCAATCTCTTTACCGCCTGATGCCCGATTTGATGGTCTTGCTGGTTACCCACCGGGTCAGCACACTGCAGCGAGCCGATCGCGTGGTTTTACTCTCTCAGGGCAAAATACGCGCCCAAGGCAGCCATTTAAACCTCTTGGCGAGCGATAAGCTCTACCAGGAAATTTATGGCCAGCCGGATGTATTTATCGATGAAGCTTAAAACGAGGTACTTAAAAGGGTTTCGCGTGTCTGCAAACCCTTTGTGCCTGCCTGGGCCTCAAAGAACCAAAGCCCCGAACGCAAAGGCACCTGCTGACCACTCAGACCAGCCTGATAAACCTCCCAGATATTCCAATGCAGATTGCGCGCAAAACCGGCATGGCCAGGCAATGGGGTCATGAGTAAAGCCTGACTGAGTTCAAGGCTTTCTTTTAAGGCCTGTCTGGGCAAGCGCGGATCAGACTGAGCCAGTGAGACCAAAAGATCTTCGCTTTCAGCATAAAACTGCGCTAATTTCTCACTTTTTAATAAATACACCAGCGTAAAATAATCAGGCGACATCCAAACCCAGGGCCCTTGAGGAGATTCTTGTCCCTGACAGAACTCTCTCTTGCCTGCTAAAATTTCCTCAGCCTGGGCCTTGAGAAACTGATTCAGCGAAGCAAAAAACGGCGTTTCTGAGAAGCTCTGAAGCTCACAAAAGGCCTGCAAAATCGTCTGATAAGAAGCCAATCCCGCTTGGTGCATCAACATGATCGGCATTTGCAAAGCCTTGCTGAAATAAAGAATTTGGGTCATCCAGGCAAAAACCCGCATCTGAAGCCAATCTGCGTCTGAAAAACTCCGTGTAGCCACGATCATTTCCTGCCATTCCTGAAGCCCTTCAACAGGAGGCTGAACCCGACTCAGCGGCGTACGATAGGGCAATCTGACAGAAACAATCTGATGCTGTTCGCGATAAGCGGGTGCAGCCAACTCAGCATTGGGCAGGATAAACACATTATAAAAGCGCATCTCACGGTGCTGACCACTGGCAATCATGCGCCCCACGCCCTCGCGAAAAGAAGCAAGGGTTTCGCCTGGCAACCCCACCAAGACATCGGTATAGGTGGGCATTCCCGCCTGATGAAAACGGGTTTGAAGCTCCTGATACGCTTTCAGGGAAATATTCTCCCTGAGAATCGCACTGAGTGCGGGCTCCGAAACCGTTTGTAGAGAAAGCGTAGTGCCCGCATGCAAACCCGCCTCAAACAGTACGCTTTGCGTTTCAAAGACGCGATCCGGCGCATTCTTCGCAGTTTGTGTATAAAACAAATGAGGGTAACCTGTTTTCTTGCGCAACTCTGCCATTGCTTCTGCGATTTGAAGATCTCGGGGAAAAATACCAAAATTGGCATCGGCACAAAAAATAACCTCTATTTTTTGGCGGGCAAACCACTCCAGTTCAGCCTGCAAGCGCTCCAGCGCAAAAGAAAGCACCTTGCTTTTGGTGGCAGACCCCCAATCACAAAAAGCACAGGAAAAAGGGCAGCCCCGGTTGGTTTCCCAAACGGTCACCCAACGGTAATCGGGGTATTGATAAAACAAGGGCTCAAAAACCCCCTTGAGAAAGGGCGAGACCATCCGATCCAAATTTCGGCTGCGGGAGCGCAGCTCTGTTTGGATCAAGTGCTTGTCGAATCGGTAACTGAGGCCTTGAATTTGTGTGTGTTCAAGAGCTGGATAGTTTTCCAAAATCTGCAGAAAGGTTTCTTCCCCCTCTCCATGCACACAGAGATCGACCCACGGGTTTTGCTGTAAAAAAAGATCCGGCTGATCGGGCACATGGGGGCCTCCCACGACCACCAGCACCTCGGGTTTTGCCAATTTCAAAGCGCGCGCCAGGGCCAGTGAATATTCTGCATTCCAAACATAGAGACTGAAGCCCACAATATCTGCCAGAGACAGTTCACGTACCCTTTGTGCCAAAGGGCCCCGCTCAAAAATCGGCAAGGTGAATAAATAGCGACCAGGATCTGAAGCATGGGTCTGCGCATAGGCTTGCAGCAAACCGATCGCATAGGGAAGATTCACAAACTGCAGCATATCTTCGGTGATTTGCACCAAACTGACTACAACCGGCTTTTTCAAGCGCAAGACCTCTGATTTCAGCTTATTGCGGTTTAGGAGCCCGGAAGGCGTAAAGTTTTTTATCATTGCAGCCAATATAGACAGTGCCCTCTGGACTGACCCAAGGGCTGGAATAAATACTATCGGGCAGCGCATAGCGCCAAAGTTCTTGGCCTTGCGCATTCAGCGCATAAACCGTGGCATCCGTACTGCCAAAATAAAGATGGCCCTGCTTGTCCAAAGCCAAACTGGATTCTAAAGCATCCAGGGCTTCAAAACGCCAGAGTTCTTTGCCTTGTGGATTCAGCGCATACAACTTGCGATCCGCACTGGGCACGTAAATCGTCCCGTCGGGGGCGGTGACAGGACTGCCGATCAGTTCATTCTCAGTGGTAAAGGTCCACTGTTTCTGCCCAAAGGCATTCAGCGCATAGAGCTGATTGTCCATGCTGCCTACATAAATCATGCCATTGGGCCCCAAAGCCGGACTCGACCAGATTGCGTCTCCGGCATAAAAGACCCAACGTTTGGTACCATCGGTATTCAAGGCATGAAGAGAACCATCTGCCGCTGTAAAATAGACATGGCCACTCGCATCAAGAGCAGCGGTTCCCAAAATTTCTTCATCTGCGTAATAATTCCATTTTTCAGTGCCATCGGATGCAATCGCATGAAAAGCCCCCGTCACCGTGCCCACATAGATCGTGCCGTCAGTCCCCAGAGCAGGGCTGGCCTTGATCGCACCATCGGTCGCAAACTTCCAGCGCAAACGGCCATTGCTGTCTAAGGCAAAGAGAAAACCTTCACGGCTGCTGAAATAAACCAAACCATTGGGCCCCACCAGAGGCCGACCGGCCAAAGCTGTGAAGGTCGGATATTTCCAACGCAAACTGCCATCCGGTTTCAGGGCATAAAGTGTAGAGTCATTGCTGCCGACATAGACCACACCCTGGGCATCACCTGTCGGACTGGCGTAAATCGCACCGCCCGTTTCAAAAGACCAAACCAAAACCCCTTCTCCAGGAGTCTGCGCAATCGGCTCGGAACTGGGCTCAGCTTGAGGTGTTTCAGAGGCAGAGGGGGGTTCGGGCGAAGCATCAGGTTCTGGCGAAGCTTCGGGTTTCGCGGAAGGAAAGACAGCAGGCACCGAAGGCAAAGGCAAAGGGGTGGGCACAGCGATTGCAGCAGCCGAGGGCCGTGCAGCAGGCAGAACAGAAGGCTTGGCCGAGGGAGCAAGAGAGCCTGTAGGGGTGCAAGCCAACAGCAAGAAAAGGCCCAGCAGAACAAGGGGAAAGGCATGCATGGAAATTTACCTGTATGAAGTTCAATGGCTTGATTCTAGCATATCCCCCCAGCAGGAAGGAGGTTATTTTCACCAGCCACTGATCAAAGCAGGTAAGATACTAAAATGGAGTCTTTACAAGAAAAAACGCATGCTTTTAATTTACACATAATCCCCTGGCCCCGACACGGGGTTCTAACCTCTCTCGGTTTTTTTCTCAGCATTCAAATTCTGGGGTTGCTCTTACGCTGGCAGTTTATTCAAGGGATTCCGGGCTTCAATTTTAAATTTTTTCTGCATGCCCATTCCCATGTGGCGTTATTGGGATGGGTACATGCCCTGCTGATGCTGGCTTTGATGCGCGCCTTTGTGCCCCACTGGCAAGCTCAGGAAAAGTCCTGGAAGCGATTGTTTTGGGGTGCTCAGCTCTGTGTTCTGGGCATGCTCTTGAGTTTTCCTTTTCAAGGCTATGCCGCCGTTTCGATTGGTTTTTCAACGCTCTTTCTGTTTGTCTCCTACGCCCAAGCTGCCCGTCTAATCCGACAGACCCGCACAGAACGCTCTTTGGCACGTTGGATGCTGGTGGCCAGCCTTTGGCTGATGGTTCTTTCTTCTCTCGGCCCCTGGAGCTTGGGGCCGATTATGGCCCTGAAACTGAATCAAAGCCCGATCTATTTCCTCGCCATCTATTTCTATCTGCATTTTCAGTACAATGGCTGGTTCGTTTTTGCCCTGGCGGCTCTGTTTTTAAAATATCTGGAACTCAGGGGGCAAGACACGTCAAATCAGCTGCCCCGCCTTGCTTTTTTCACCCTTTTTCTCAGCGTTATCCCCGCCTATGGGCTTTCAGCACTTTGGGCCCACCCACCGGCTTGGGTCTGGGGTTTATCCGGGCTCTCGGCCCTGCTGCAATGTTTCTCACTGGTGCTTTTGTGGCGGTGGGGGTTGCGCAGCCAAGATCTCTGGAAAAGTCTGGATTTCTGGCCCCGTTATCTGCTAACGCTGACCTGGTTTTGTTTTAATCTTAAATTGCTGCTTCAGGCCCTGACAGCCCTGCCCTATTTCGCGGATCTGGTTTACCACCAGCGTGCTTTGGTGATTTTTTATCTTCACCTGGTGCTCTTGGGCTGTGTCAGCGCCGGTTTGCTGGCCTGGCTCTTACAGGAAAAGGGGCTTCAGACCCACCCCAGTGTCAGCACCGGCATTCTGCTGTATCTGGCAGGTTTTGGCAGCAGTGAAATTTTAATTCTGCTTCAAGGCATGGGCGGCTGGTTACTGCCTCCCTTACCCCTGCTGCCTGTGCTGATTTTTGCTTTCAGCCTGCTGATCCCAGTGGGCTGGGGCCTGATTTTTCTGGGGCAATTCCTGAAACCTGCTGGCGATAGGCCCTGACACGGGGATCCATCACCCCTTTCCAGAGAGGGGGAATCAAAGCCAATAAAAGCATGCCTGCATAACCTGCCGGCAATTGGGGGCTTTCTTCAAACTGGCGCAGAACAGGATAACGCCGGGACTGATGGGCATGGTGATCGGAATGGCGCTGCAACATAAACAAAAGGCAATTGGTCA
This DNA window, taken from bacterium (Candidatus Blackallbacteria) CG13_big_fil_rev_8_21_14_2_50_49_14, encodes the following:
- a CDS encoding cell surface protein, encoding MHAFPLVLLGLFLLLACTPTGSLAPSAKPSVLPAARPSAAAIAVPTPLPLPSVPAVFPSAKPEASPEPDASPEPPSASETPQAEPSSEPIAQTPGEGVLVWSFETGGAIYASPTGDAQGVVYVGSNDSTLYALKPDGSLRWKYPTFTALAGRPLVGPNGLVYFSSREGFLFALDSNGRLRWKFATDGAIKASPALGTDGTIYVGTVTGAFHAIASDGTEKWNYYADEEILGTAALDASGHVYFTAADGSLHALNTDGTKRWVFYAGDAIWSSPALGPNGMIYVGSMDNQLYALNAFGQKQWTFTTENELIGSPVTAPDGTIYVPSADRKLYALNPQGKELWRFEALDALESSLALDKQGHLYFGSTDATVYALNAQGQELWRYALPDSIYSSPWVSPEGTVYIGCNDKKLYAFRAPKPQ